A genomic window from Peromyscus maniculatus bairdii isolate BWxNUB_F1_BW_parent chromosome 1, HU_Pman_BW_mat_3.1, whole genome shotgun sequence includes:
- the Znf574 gene encoding zinc finger protein 574 isoform X2: MQDIGSPEEDRNSRRGKVKPLWRIGSGYPWTRSQYVGILLQKEICMKWGSESSWSGLGWIWVFSQKKKAQGLVAAMTEESEETFLYIEHRYVCSECNQLYGSLEEVLVHQNSHVPQQHFELVGVADPGITVATDAASGTGLYQTLIQESQYQCLECGQLLLSPSQLLEHQELHLKMMAPQEAVPAEPPPKVPPLNSSTIHYECVDCKALFASQELWLNHRQMHLRATPTKAPAPVVLGSPVVLGPPVGQARVAVDHSYRKAEEGGEGAAVPSAAAATTEMVTEVELLLYKCSECSQLFQLPADFLEHQATHFPAVPEAEEPAAKQETLVPSPTEVPVSLPEPLPASDHSYELRNGEAIGRDRRGRKPRRNNNGEPGGSATQELFCSACDQLFLSPHQLQQHFRSHQEGVFKCPLCSRVFPSPSGLDQHLGDHSSESHFLCVDCGLAYGTEALLLAHRRAHTPNPLHSCPCGKTFVNLTKFLYHRRTHGAGGVPLPPAPVLPEEPAVSVPEPAPAETREPEAPEPPTTEENPAEPPGPGIYRCLLCSREFVKALQLTRHQRFVHRLERRHKCSICGKMFKKKSHVRNHLRTHTGERPFSCPDCSKPFNSPANLARHRLTHTGERPYRCGDCGKAFTQSSTLRQHRLVHAQHFPYRCQECGLRFHRPYRLLMHRYHHTGEYPYKCRECPRSFLLRRLLEVHQLVVHAGRQPHHCPSCGAAFPSSLRLYEHRCAAAAAQAPRRFECGTCGKKVGSAARLQAHEAAHAAAGPGEVLAKEPPAPRASRATRTPVTPSPTALSGAASAAPAAPARRRGLECSECKKLFSTETSLQVHRRIHTGERPYPCPDCGKAFRQSTHLKDHRRLHTGERPFACEVCGKAFAISMRLAEHRRIHTGERPYSCPDCGKSYRSFSNLWKHRKTHQQQHQAAVRQQLAEAEAAVGLAVMETAVEALPLVEAIEIYPLAEAEGVQISG; encoded by the coding sequence CCCAGGGCCTTGTTGCTGCCATGACTGAGGAGAGTGAGGAGACATTCCTGTATATTGAGCATCGCTATGTCTGCTCTGAGTGCAACCAGCTCTATGGATCCTTGGAGGAGGTACTTGTGCACCAGAACTCCCATGTGCCCCAGCAGCACTTTGAGCTGGTGGGCGTGGCTGACCCTGGAATCACGGTGGCCACAGATGCAGCGTCAGGTACAGGCCTATATCAGACCCTCATACAGGAGAGCCAGTACCAGTGTCTTGAGTGTGGGCAGCTGCTTCTGTCACCTAGCCAGCTCCTGGAGCACCAGGAGCTGCACCTGAAGATGATGGCCCCCCAGGAGGCAGTGCCAGCTGAGCCACCACCCAAGGTGCCCCCCTTAAACTCCAGCACCATTCATTACGAGTGTGTGGATTGTAAGGCTCTCTTTGCCAGCCAGGAACTGTGGCTGAACCATCGGCAGATGCATCTCAGGGCCACGCCCACCAAGGCTCCAGCCCCAGTTGTCTTGGGGTCCCCAGTTGTCTTAGGCCCGCCTGTGGGCCAGGCCCGAGTGGCTGTGGACCATTCATACCGGAAAGCAGAAGAAGGTGGAGAAGGGGCTGCTGTCCCATCTGCAGCTGCTGCCACTACTGAGATGGTGACAGAGGTGGAGTTGCTCCTCTACAAGTGCTCCGAGTGCTCCCAGCTCTTCCAGCTGCCGGCCGACTTTCTGGAGCACCAAGCCACCCACTTCCCTGCTGTCCCAGAGGCTGAGGAGCCTGCTGCAAAGCAGGAAACCCTGGTCCCCTCACCCACCGAGGTGCCAGTGTCTCTGCCGGAGCCCCTGCCAGCCTCGGACCATAGTTACGAGCTGCGCAATGGGGAGGCCATTGGACGGGATCGCCGGGGGCGGAAGCCCCGGAGGAACAACAATGGAGAGCCCGGCGGGTCAGCCACCCAGGAACTCTTTTGCTCAGCCTGTGATCAGCTCTTTCTCTCGCCCCACCAGCTGCAGCAGCACTTTCGGAGTCACCAGGAGGGTGTCTTCAAGTGTCCCCTGTGCAGTCGTGTCTTCCCCAGCCCTTCTGGTCTGGATCAGCACCTTGGTGACCACAGCAGTGAATCTCATTTCCTATGTGTAGACTGTGGCCTGGCCTACGGCACAGAAGCCCTTCTCTTGGCCCACCGGCGAGCCCATACTCCAAATCCTCTGCATTCGTGTCCCTGCGGGAAGACCTTTGTCAACCTTACCAAGTTCCTCTATCACCGGCGTACCCATGGGGCAGGAGGCGTCCCTTTGCCCCCAGCACCAGTTCTGCCAGAGGAACCTGCTGTTAGCGTTCCTGAGCCAGCCCCTGCAGAGACTAGAGAGCCAGAGGCCCCAGAGCCCCCCACAACTGAGGAGAATCCAGCAGAGCCTCCGGGGCCGGGCATTTACCGCTGCCTCCTGTGTAGCCGTGAGTTTGTCAAGGCCTTGCAGCTGACCCGGCACCAGCGTTTTGTGCACAGGCTGGAACGGCGCCATAAATGCAGCATTTGTGGCAAGATGTTCAAGAAGAAGTCTCACGTGCGGAACCATCTCCGCACACACACCGGGGAACGTCCCTTCTCCTGCCCTGACTGTTCCAAGCCCTTCAACTCACCTGCCAACCTGGCCCGCCACCGGCTCACCCACACAGGGGAACGACCCTACCGGTGTGGGGACTGTGGCAAGGCTTTCACTCAGAGCTCCACTCTGAGGCAGCATCGCCTGGTGCATGCCCAGCATTTCCCCTACCGCTGCCAGGAGTGTGGACTGCGTTTTCACCGCCCTTATCGTCTGCTCATGCACCGCTACCACCACACAGGCGAGTACCCCTACAAGTGTCGAGAGTGCCCCCGCTCCTTCTTGCTGCGCCGGCTGCTAGAGGTGCACCAGCTTGTGGTCCATGCTGGGCGccagccccaccactgcccatcctGTGGGGCTGCCTTCCCCTCCTCACTGCGGCTTTATGAGCATCGCTGTGCAGCCGCCGCTGCCCAGGCCCCACGGCGCTTTGAGTGTGGGACCTGTGGCAAGAAAGTGGGCTCTGCTGCTCGGCTTCAGGCCCATGAAGCTGCCCATGCTGCTgctggtcctggagaagtcctgGCTAAGGAGCCCCCGGCTCCCAGGGCCTCCCGGGCCACTCGCACACCAGTCACCCCCTCCCCAACAGCCCTCAGTGGTGCAGCCTCTGCTGCCCCTGCAGCCCCTGCCCGGCGGCGTGGCCTGGAATGCAGTGAGTGCAAGAAGCTGTTCAGCACGGAGACATCACTGCAGGTGCACCGACGGATCCACACAGGTGAGCGGCCGTACCCATGTCCAGACTGTGGCAAGGCCTTCCGCCAGAGTACCCATCTGAAAGACCACCGGCGCTTACACACCGGTGAGCGGCCCTTTGCCTGTGAAGTGTGTGGCAAGGCTTTTGCCATCTCCATGCGCCTGGCAGAACATCGCCGCATTCACACGGGTGAACGGCCCTACTCCTGCCCTGACTGTGGCAAGAGCTACCGCTCCTTCTCCAACCTCTGGAAGCACCGCAAGACTCACCAGCAGCAGCATCAGGCGGCAGTACGGCAGCAGCTGGCGGAGGCCGAGGCCGCTGTGGGCCTGGCCGTGATGGAGACCGCAGTGGAGGCCCTGCCCCTTGTGGAGGCCATTGAGATCTACCCCTTAGCAGAGGCTGAGGGGGTCCAGATCAGCGGCTGA
- the Znf574 gene encoding zinc finger protein 574 isoform X1 — translation MTEESEETFLYIEHRYVCSECNQLYGSLEEVLVHQNSHVPQQHFELVGVADPGITVATDAASGTGLYQTLIQESQYQCLECGQLLLSPSQLLEHQELHLKMMAPQEAVPAEPPPKVPPLNSSTIHYECVDCKALFASQELWLNHRQMHLRATPTKAPAPVVLGSPVVLGPPVGQARVAVDHSYRKAEEGGEGAAVPSAAAATTEMVTEVELLLYKCSECSQLFQLPADFLEHQATHFPAVPEAEEPAAKQETLVPSPTEVPVSLPEPLPASDHSYELRNGEAIGRDRRGRKPRRNNNGEPGGSATQELFCSACDQLFLSPHQLQQHFRSHQEGVFKCPLCSRVFPSPSGLDQHLGDHSSESHFLCVDCGLAYGTEALLLAHRRAHTPNPLHSCPCGKTFVNLTKFLYHRRTHGAGGVPLPPAPVLPEEPAVSVPEPAPAETREPEAPEPPTTEENPAEPPGPGIYRCLLCSREFVKALQLTRHQRFVHRLERRHKCSICGKMFKKKSHVRNHLRTHTGERPFSCPDCSKPFNSPANLARHRLTHTGERPYRCGDCGKAFTQSSTLRQHRLVHAQHFPYRCQECGLRFHRPYRLLMHRYHHTGEYPYKCRECPRSFLLRRLLEVHQLVVHAGRQPHHCPSCGAAFPSSLRLYEHRCAAAAAQAPRRFECGTCGKKVGSAARLQAHEAAHAAAGPGEVLAKEPPAPRASRATRTPVTPSPTALSGAASAAPAAPARRRGLECSECKKLFSTETSLQVHRRIHTGERPYPCPDCGKAFRQSTHLKDHRRLHTGERPFACEVCGKAFAISMRLAEHRRIHTGERPYSCPDCGKSYRSFSNLWKHRKTHQQQHQAAVRQQLAEAEAAVGLAVMETAVEALPLVEAIEIYPLAEAEGVQISG, via the coding sequence ATGACTGAGGAGAGTGAGGAGACATTCCTGTATATTGAGCATCGCTATGTCTGCTCTGAGTGCAACCAGCTCTATGGATCCTTGGAGGAGGTACTTGTGCACCAGAACTCCCATGTGCCCCAGCAGCACTTTGAGCTGGTGGGCGTGGCTGACCCTGGAATCACGGTGGCCACAGATGCAGCGTCAGGTACAGGCCTATATCAGACCCTCATACAGGAGAGCCAGTACCAGTGTCTTGAGTGTGGGCAGCTGCTTCTGTCACCTAGCCAGCTCCTGGAGCACCAGGAGCTGCACCTGAAGATGATGGCCCCCCAGGAGGCAGTGCCAGCTGAGCCACCACCCAAGGTGCCCCCCTTAAACTCCAGCACCATTCATTACGAGTGTGTGGATTGTAAGGCTCTCTTTGCCAGCCAGGAACTGTGGCTGAACCATCGGCAGATGCATCTCAGGGCCACGCCCACCAAGGCTCCAGCCCCAGTTGTCTTGGGGTCCCCAGTTGTCTTAGGCCCGCCTGTGGGCCAGGCCCGAGTGGCTGTGGACCATTCATACCGGAAAGCAGAAGAAGGTGGAGAAGGGGCTGCTGTCCCATCTGCAGCTGCTGCCACTACTGAGATGGTGACAGAGGTGGAGTTGCTCCTCTACAAGTGCTCCGAGTGCTCCCAGCTCTTCCAGCTGCCGGCCGACTTTCTGGAGCACCAAGCCACCCACTTCCCTGCTGTCCCAGAGGCTGAGGAGCCTGCTGCAAAGCAGGAAACCCTGGTCCCCTCACCCACCGAGGTGCCAGTGTCTCTGCCGGAGCCCCTGCCAGCCTCGGACCATAGTTACGAGCTGCGCAATGGGGAGGCCATTGGACGGGATCGCCGGGGGCGGAAGCCCCGGAGGAACAACAATGGAGAGCCCGGCGGGTCAGCCACCCAGGAACTCTTTTGCTCAGCCTGTGATCAGCTCTTTCTCTCGCCCCACCAGCTGCAGCAGCACTTTCGGAGTCACCAGGAGGGTGTCTTCAAGTGTCCCCTGTGCAGTCGTGTCTTCCCCAGCCCTTCTGGTCTGGATCAGCACCTTGGTGACCACAGCAGTGAATCTCATTTCCTATGTGTAGACTGTGGCCTGGCCTACGGCACAGAAGCCCTTCTCTTGGCCCACCGGCGAGCCCATACTCCAAATCCTCTGCATTCGTGTCCCTGCGGGAAGACCTTTGTCAACCTTACCAAGTTCCTCTATCACCGGCGTACCCATGGGGCAGGAGGCGTCCCTTTGCCCCCAGCACCAGTTCTGCCAGAGGAACCTGCTGTTAGCGTTCCTGAGCCAGCCCCTGCAGAGACTAGAGAGCCAGAGGCCCCAGAGCCCCCCACAACTGAGGAGAATCCAGCAGAGCCTCCGGGGCCGGGCATTTACCGCTGCCTCCTGTGTAGCCGTGAGTTTGTCAAGGCCTTGCAGCTGACCCGGCACCAGCGTTTTGTGCACAGGCTGGAACGGCGCCATAAATGCAGCATTTGTGGCAAGATGTTCAAGAAGAAGTCTCACGTGCGGAACCATCTCCGCACACACACCGGGGAACGTCCCTTCTCCTGCCCTGACTGTTCCAAGCCCTTCAACTCACCTGCCAACCTGGCCCGCCACCGGCTCACCCACACAGGGGAACGACCCTACCGGTGTGGGGACTGTGGCAAGGCTTTCACTCAGAGCTCCACTCTGAGGCAGCATCGCCTGGTGCATGCCCAGCATTTCCCCTACCGCTGCCAGGAGTGTGGACTGCGTTTTCACCGCCCTTATCGTCTGCTCATGCACCGCTACCACCACACAGGCGAGTACCCCTACAAGTGTCGAGAGTGCCCCCGCTCCTTCTTGCTGCGCCGGCTGCTAGAGGTGCACCAGCTTGTGGTCCATGCTGGGCGccagccccaccactgcccatcctGTGGGGCTGCCTTCCCCTCCTCACTGCGGCTTTATGAGCATCGCTGTGCAGCCGCCGCTGCCCAGGCCCCACGGCGCTTTGAGTGTGGGACCTGTGGCAAGAAAGTGGGCTCTGCTGCTCGGCTTCAGGCCCATGAAGCTGCCCATGCTGCTgctggtcctggagaagtcctgGCTAAGGAGCCCCCGGCTCCCAGGGCCTCCCGGGCCACTCGCACACCAGTCACCCCCTCCCCAACAGCCCTCAGTGGTGCAGCCTCTGCTGCCCCTGCAGCCCCTGCCCGGCGGCGTGGCCTGGAATGCAGTGAGTGCAAGAAGCTGTTCAGCACGGAGACATCACTGCAGGTGCACCGACGGATCCACACAGGTGAGCGGCCGTACCCATGTCCAGACTGTGGCAAGGCCTTCCGCCAGAGTACCCATCTGAAAGACCACCGGCGCTTACACACCGGTGAGCGGCCCTTTGCCTGTGAAGTGTGTGGCAAGGCTTTTGCCATCTCCATGCGCCTGGCAGAACATCGCCGCATTCACACGGGTGAACGGCCCTACTCCTGCCCTGACTGTGGCAAGAGCTACCGCTCCTTCTCCAACCTCTGGAAGCACCGCAAGACTCACCAGCAGCAGCATCAGGCGGCAGTACGGCAGCAGCTGGCGGAGGCCGAGGCCGCTGTGGGCCTGGCCGTGATGGAGACCGCAGTGGAGGCCCTGCCCCTTGTGGAGGCCATTGAGATCTACCCCTTAGCAGAGGCTGAGGGGGTCCAGATCAGCGGCTGA